One segment of Patescibacteria group bacterium DNA contains the following:
- a CDS encoding pilin, protein MNKKLSILGFTLLIVYFLLLPLAMVRANYVDDCLKQQQDQLDDCESNDAVCRQQAADDFSLCKSDYETTQNAQLASSDATANRKYGDLILNIPIGSFTGGNVNENLLGNYIKAWYDLMLGVISIVATVMIMWAGFKWLLARGDSGKITDAKSMIFSALAGLALALLSYTLMSIINPGLTIIDLGGLKPIEAPMIEQYNDPRLDTSPYNINQNGERSTTEKKLDQIVWEEVLALDPNKTEDKLFLDFIVPPTEYLPGGSFTEEVMFTQNPAGGYIAKWEGMSEQDKGIFLNIILNNISTDETGLNWDVKNIYDDNRKLEGILLVPRAYIR, encoded by the coding sequence ATGAACAAAAAATTATCAATTTTAGGGTTCACCCTCTTAATCGTTTATTTCTTACTTCTCCCCTTAGCCATGGTTCGGGCGAATTATGTTGACGACTGCTTAAAACAACAACAAGATCAACTTGACGATTGCGAATCTAACGACGCGGTTTGTCGGCAACAAGCTGCTGACGATTTTTCTCTTTGCAAAAGCGACTACGAAACAACACAAAATGCGCAACTGGCATCGTCAGACGCAACCGCTAACCGCAAATATGGGGATTTGATCCTTAATATCCCCATTGGCAGTTTTACCGGTGGCAATGTTAATGAAAATCTATTAGGCAATTACATCAAGGCTTGGTATGATTTAATGCTTGGAGTCATTAGCATCGTAGCCACGGTAATGATTATGTGGGCCGGGTTCAAATGGCTTTTAGCGCGCGGCGACAGCGGTAAGATCACTGATGCCAAATCCATGATTTTTTCAGCTCTGGCCGGATTGGCCCTGGCTTTACTATCTTATACTTTAATGTCCATTATTAATCCAGGACTAACAATAATAGACTTAGGGGGACTAAAACCAATTGAAGCACCAATGATAGAACAATATAATGATCCACGCCTCGACACCAGTCCCTATAATATCAATCAAAACGGAGAAAGATCGACGACAGAAAAAAAACTTGACCAAATTGTATGGGAAGAAGTTTTAGCTCTCGATCCTAACAAAACTGAAGATAAATTATTTTTAGATTTTATAGTTCCGCCAACAGAATATTTACCCGGTGGATCATTTACTGAGGAAGTAATGTTTACACAAAATCCAGCCGGAGGATATATAGCCAAATGGGAAGGCATGTCAGAACAGGACAAAGGCATCTTCTTAAATATAATCTTAAATAATATATCTACTGATGAAACCGGCTTAAATTGGGATGTAAAAAATATTTATGATGATAACCGTAAACTAGAGGGAATTCTACTAGTACCTAGAGCATATATCAGATAA
- a CDS encoding pilin: protein MINDKHYNTLRKINIFSILFFIFFAFSTVSASNASTSFTFTPNVAIGGIFTTGAKIPVDTNLFPSYINAWYTLLLGTVGILATIMVMWGGFKWLLARGDSGQITEAKSIILSALAGLALALLSYTLISIINPNLTAITGQDLEPIIYYSSNSITNNNDVGTMEKINKVQSGSVAVAGNTQGLKPPTALLANSISGAIDAQPTSAYRPQDTGSNHANGTALDYPRNNTSNAYFRNLIKNQKTAFYYDGQPGYVLNNVTINNITYPEIRIIDEPINNCWHIDMGKPPKLP from the coding sequence ATGATTAATGACAAGCATTATAATACACTGCGTAAGATAAACATCTTTAGTATTTTGTTTTTTATTTTTTTTGCTTTTTCTACCGTTTCTGCCTCTAATGCATCTACATCCTTTACTTTTACTCCTAATGTAGCCATCGGCGGTATTTTTACAACCGGAGCAAAAATTCCGGTCGATACCAATCTTTTTCCCAGCTACATTAACGCCTGGTATACACTACTATTAGGAACAGTCGGTATCCTCGCGACAATCATGGTAATGTGGGGCGGGTTTAAGTGGCTTTTGGCGCGCGGCGACAGCGGTCAAATCACCGAAGCCAAGTCCATTATCCTTTCCGCTTTAGCCGGACTGGCCTTAGCCTTGCTATCCTATACCTTAATTAGTATCATTAATCCAAACCTAACCGCCATAACCGGACAAGATCTTGAGCCGATCATCTATTACTCGTCTAATAGCATAACCAACAATAATGATGTAGGCACCATGGAAAAAATCAATAAAGTTCAATCCGGTTCCGTCGCCGTGGCTGGAAACACACAAGGGTTAAAACCGCCGACCGCATTATTGGCCAATAGCATTTCCGGCGCTATTGATGCCCAGCCGACTTCGGCTTATCGGCCACAAGACACTGGTTCCAACCACGCTAATGGAACGGCGTTAGATTACCCCAGAAACAACACCAGCAATGCTTATTTCCGCAATTTAATTAAAAATCAAAAAACAGCATTTTATTACGACGGGCAACCTGGCTATGTCTTGAATAACGTAACTATAAATAATATAACTTATCCCGAAATACGCATTATTGACGAACCAATCAATAATTGTTGGCATATAGATATGGGCAAACCGCCAAAACTACCATAA
- the radA gene encoding DNA repair protein RadA has product MAKTQTIFSCSKCGAQYPKWQGRCLDCGAWGTLAEELKKTESTATKSLAEKPIDLSIITGGTEARTPTGLSEVDRVLGGGIVNGALMLLGGDPGIGKSTLALQLIGQINSILYVSGEESAAQIKMRAERLTNDLSKLKFLPQTNIDIVIATATELKPRLLIVDSIQTVYTADSPGAAGNVGQITACTAKLMSLAKTNDIAVLIIGHVTKDGQVAGPKTLEHLVDTVMYLENDAQNNFKILRAVKNRFGAVGEIGVFEMTGSGLKEVSDPAGIFADKELSLGNPGISATMILEGTRPFLVEVQSLAAKTFFGYPQRKTTGFDLNRLQMLLAVISKYNKTNLSNQDVYLNVAGGLKIKEPSADLAVAMAVISAFIEKSVPTKTLILGEVGLSGEIRSVPQLSRRLKEAERLGYVQAIIPARQNMSSGKLKLLPIKHISEVMLLLNK; this is encoded by the coding sequence ATGGCAAAAACACAAACAATTTTTTCCTGTTCCAAATGCGGCGCCCAATACCCCAAGTGGCAAGGGCGCTGTCTTGATTGTGGCGCTTGGGGCACCTTAGCGGAAGAACTAAAAAAAACCGAAAGCACAGCGACTAAAAGCCTAGCAGAAAAACCAATTGATTTATCAATTATAACGGGAGGCACAGAAGCCAGGACCCCGACCGGCCTAAGCGAGGTTGATCGCGTTTTGGGCGGCGGCATTGTTAATGGCGCTTTAATGCTCTTAGGCGGGGATCCGGGCATTGGCAAATCCACCCTGGCTTTACAGTTAATTGGCCAGATTAATTCCATTTTATACGTTTCCGGCGAAGAATCGGCGGCACAAATAAAAATGCGCGCCGAACGCTTAACTAATGACTTAAGCAAACTGAAATTCCTGCCACAAACCAACATTGACATTGTCATCGCTACGGCTACTGAACTCAAACCGCGATTGCTGATAGTAGATTCTATTCAAACGGTCTATACGGCCGATTCACCAGGGGCGGCGGGCAATGTAGGCCAAATCACGGCTTGTACCGCCAAGCTGATGTCTTTAGCCAAAACGAATGACATCGCTGTTTTGATTATCGGCCATGTCACCAAGGACGGCCAAGTCGCCGGACCGAAAACTTTGGAACATTTAGTAGACACGGTAATGTACTTAGAAAATGACGCGCAAAATAATTTTAAAATTTTACGCGCCGTCAAAAACCGTTTCGGCGCCGTAGGTGAAATAGGCGTCTTTGAAATGACCGGCAGCGGCCTAAAAGAAGTCAGCGACCCGGCAGGTATTTTTGCCGACAAAGAATTATCTTTAGGTAATCCGGGCATTAGCGCTACCATGATTCTTGAGGGTACCAGGCCGTTTCTGGTGGAAGTGCAATCGCTGGCCGCCAAAACATTTTTCGGTTATCCGCAACGCAAAACCACCGGCTTTGACTTAAATCGCCTGCAAATGCTTCTGGCGGTTATCAGTAAATACAATAAAACCAACTTAAGCAATCAAGATGTCTACCTTAACGTTGCCGGTGGCCTAAAAATAAAAGAACCGTCAGCTGATCTGGCGGTGGCCATGGCGGTTATTTCCGCTTTTATCGAGAAATCAGTACCGACAAAAACCTTGATTTTAGGCGAGGTTGGGCTATCCGGAGAAATCCGTAGCGTGCCGCAACTGTCTCGCCGACTCAAAGAAGCGGAACGGCTTGGTTATGTTCAAGCCATTATTCCCGCTCGGCAGAATATGTCTTCCGGAAAATTAAAATTATTACCCATTAAGCACATCAGCGAGGTAATGCTGTTGTTGAATAAATAA
- the recG gene encoding ATP-dependent DNA helicase RecG, with protein sequence MNLSLDSQVSQISPYAKRLANKLKKLNIETVRDLIFYYPFRYEDYSCLSQITDLREGMEAAVIGRLELVASRRSHRQRKIVTEAVLTDDTGSIKLVWFNQPWVSKTLAGGETIRVYGRISGDMYSLHFNSPSYERVSSGAPGIMPVYPLTSGLTNKQLRFLLSGLKPLIMTVNDYLPEEIINRQNLVSLSSALINVHWPENNSALAAARHRLAFDELFLLQTWSQILRSNLKELEAPSIEFKELKIKEFIARLPFELTLDQKRAAWEVIKDLAKTEPMNRLIEGDVGSGKTVVALIAMYNAILNGQQAALMAPTEILANQHYYNISKLLISCGVNLGLLTRTQKVFNGEELGKKEFLAKAALGEIDLIVGTHALIQKEVVFKQLGLVIVDEQHRFGVKQRQELKQKGADSKIPHFLSLTATPIPRSLALIVYGDLDLSLIKELPQGRKAIVTKVVPPDKRLLAYEFIGKQIAAGRQVFVVCPLIDPSDKLGVRSVTEEFNKLDKEVFPQLPVGLLHGKLKSEEKEEVMAKFKDNKIKILVSTSVVEVGVDIPNATVMMIEGAERFGLSQLHQFRGRVGRGNYQSYCFLFSEDPSDRALARLNYLSQTTDGFALAEYDMKQRGGGNVFGQEQSGFIDNLKIADPGDLVLAKKARDAAKDFVAEFRMEDFPRLAEVVSQFGLTAHLE encoded by the coding sequence ATGAACTTGTCACTTGATAGCCAGGTTAGCCAGATCAGTCCCTATGCTAAACGGCTGGCCAACAAGTTGAAGAAATTAAACATTGAGACCGTTCGCGATCTCATTTTTTATTATCCTTTCCGTTACGAAGATTACAGTTGCTTGTCTCAGATAACTGATTTGCGCGAGGGCATGGAGGCGGCAGTAATCGGACGTTTGGAACTTGTGGCCAGTCGTCGCAGTCATCGGCAGAGGAAAATCGTTACTGAAGCGGTTCTAACCGATGACACCGGATCCATTAAGTTGGTCTGGTTTAATCAACCCTGGGTGAGTAAAACTCTGGCCGGCGGAGAAACTATTAGGGTTTATGGCAGGATAAGCGGGGATATGTATAGTTTGCATTTTAATTCCCCCAGTTATGAACGCGTCAGCAGTGGTGCTCCGGGCATAATGCCGGTTTATCCTTTGACCTCAGGTTTAACCAATAAACAACTGCGTTTTTTATTATCAGGACTTAAGCCGTTGATAATGACAGTTAATGATTATTTGCCTGAAGAAATTATAAATCGACAGAATCTCGTCAGTTTATCTTCCGCCTTGATTAATGTGCATTGGCCGGAAAATAATAGCGCTTTGGCTGCTGCCCGTCATCGTTTGGCTTTTGATGAATTGTTTTTGTTGCAGACTTGGTCGCAAATATTACGGAGTAATTTAAAAGAACTGGAGGCCCCGTCTATTGAATTTAAGGAATTAAAGATAAAAGAGTTTATAGCGCGATTGCCTTTTGAATTAACCTTAGATCAAAAACGCGCCGCTTGGGAAGTAATCAAGGATTTAGCCAAAACTGAACCTATGAACCGGCTGATAGAAGGCGATGTCGGCTCAGGTAAGACTGTTGTGGCTTTGATTGCCATGTATAACGCCATTTTGAACGGCCAGCAAGCGGCTTTAATGGCGCCGACGGAGATTCTTGCCAATCAGCATTATTATAACATTAGCAAGTTATTGATTAGTTGTGGTGTTAATTTGGGATTACTAACTCGAACACAAAAAGTGTTCAATGGCGAAGAACTTGGCAAAAAAGAGTTTTTGGCTAAAGCGGCTTTAGGGGAAATAGATTTGATCGTTGGCACTCATGCCCTGATCCAGAAAGAAGTGGTATTTAAACAACTGGGATTGGTTATTGTCGACGAACAGCATCGTTTCGGAGTTAAACAAAGACAGGAATTGAAGCAAAAAGGCGCCGATAGTAAAATCCCGCATTTTTTGTCTTTAACTGCTACACCCATTCCACGTTCTTTGGCTTTGATTGTCTATGGCGACTTGGACTTGTCTTTAATTAAGGAATTACCCCAGGGCAGGAAAGCTATTGTTACTAAAGTAGTGCCTCCGGACAAGCGCTTGTTGGCTTATGAGTTCATCGGTAAGCAGATTGCCGCCGGTCGGCAAGTGTTTGTAGTTTGTCCCCTAATTGATCCTTCGGATAAATTAGGCGTACGGTCGGTGACTGAGGAATTCAATAAGTTGGATAAGGAAGTATTTCCGCAATTGCCGGTAGGCTTATTGCATGGCAAGTTAAAGTCGGAAGAAAAGGAAGAAGTAATGGCCAAATTTAAAGACAATAAAATAAAGATTTTAGTTTCTACTTCAGTAGTGGAGGTCGGCGTGGATATTCCTAATGCCACTGTTATGATGATCGAGGGCGCGGAAAGATTCGGCCTGAGCCAGTTGCATCAATTTCGTGGCCGCGTAGGGCGAGGGAATTATCAGTCGTATTGTTTTCTATTTTCCGAAGATCCTTCGGATCGGGCTTTGGCGCGGTTGAATTATCTGTCACAGACAACAGACGGCTTTGCCTTAGCCGAGTATGATATGAAACAGCGCGGCGGCGGCAATGTGTTTGGTCAGGAACAGTCCGGTTTTATTGATAACTTAAAAATCGCCGATCCTGGCGATTTGGTTTTGGCAAAAAAAGCCCGCGATGCCGCGAAAGATTTTGTGGCTGAGTTCAGAATGGAAGATTTTCCTCGATTAGCTGAGGTGGTCAGCCAGTTTGGATTGACGGCACACTTGGAATAA
- a CDS encoding ComF family protein — translation MAINGLKEQVADLLFPRYCLGCRQEGEWLCDECLTALPNKKRRLVLPVSSGVVEVRVLFDYEQSLIDRIITTLKYNFAFDLSRTIHQLINREELSAQADNRPAVLVPVPLHRRRYLWRGFNQAEIIAEALAVTNPALSVCPDLLRRVIYHKPQVGQTQKSREHNVIGAFQLNLDRLSDNWGKRIILVDDVLTTGSTLSECAGTLKTAGFADISCFVLAA, via the coding sequence ATGGCAATAAACGGCCTTAAAGAACAGGTCGCTGATCTGTTATTCCCGCGTTATTGCCTAGGTTGTCGTCAGGAGGGAGAATGGTTATGTGACGAATGTTTGACAGCTTTGCCGAATAAAAAAAGGCGACTGGTTTTACCTGTTAGTAGCGGCGTGGTTGAAGTTAGAGTTTTGTTTGATTATGAACAATCGCTTATTGACAGAATTATCACCACTTTAAAATATAATTTTGCTTTTGATCTATCTCGCACTATCCATCAATTAATAAATAGAGAAGAGTTGTCAGCACAGGCGGACAATCGGCCGGCTGTTTTAGTTCCAGTGCCCTTGCATCGTCGTCGGTATCTCTGGCGGGGATTTAACCAAGCGGAAATAATCGCTGAAGCTTTAGCCGTCACTAATCCTGCTTTGTCAGTTTGCCCGGATTTGCTTCGGCGAGTTATCTATCATAAGCCGCAGGTCGGACAAACGCAAAAAAGTAGAGAGCATAATGTGATCGGAGCATTTCAGTTGAATCTTGACCGTTTGAGCGATAATTGGGGTAAAAGGATTATTTTAGTTGATGATGTCTTAACTACCGGTTCAACTTTGAGCGAATGCGCCGGCACTTTGAAAACCGCTGGTTTTGCTGATATTAGCTGTTTTGTCTTGGCCGCGTAA
- a CDS encoding ATP-binding protein, translating into MFTPEDINKQTTPAPVGYAPPPAPTQQQKKQTEIKDLQTAREVLEEERIYRRGVVSVRDLIAPAALEVNSDHIRLGDLYIRTIFVFEYPRYIAVGWFAPIINMDIEADMAMYFFPVKAAVILKQLKKKVGVLEATIIGAAEKGAPRDPLSETALRDMEKLRDDLTQGIEHFFQFSLYVTLYAKTLEELDKTSERIENFFGGTLIFSRRVFYQAEQGFNSTLPMAYDELQVYINLNSSPAASSFPFVSSDLTSDHGILYGINRHNNSLILFDRFSLQNANSVVFATSGAGKSYTIKLEVLRSMMFGTDVIIIDPEREYNHLCEAVGGTYIDISLNSEGKINPFDLPRAIGEDAKPADIIRNAVITVKGLVRLMIGDVTPEEDSIIDRALLETYAKKDITPDADLRSVEPPIMQDFQDILEGMEGGNNIVLRLKKYTEGTFSGLLNHPTNVQLNNQLVVFSVRDLEDELKPLAIYTIVNYIWNIVRSEMKKRILVVDEAWWLMQREDSAKFIFALVKRCRKYYLGVTTITQDVNDFLTSPYGQAIVNNSAIQLLLKQSPAAIDLVQKTFLLTEGEKYLLLEGAVGEGIFFAGAKHVAVKVVASYSEDQLITSDPRQLLEIEAAKKEFAEAMLPQNNQ; encoded by the coding sequence ATGTTTACTCCAGAAGATATCAACAAACAAACAACCCCGGCTCCGGTCGGTTACGCTCCGCCGCCTGCGCCAACACAGCAACAAAAAAAACAGACGGAAATAAAAGACCTGCAAACAGCGCGCGAAGTATTGGAAGAGGAGAGGATTTATCGGCGTGGCGTCGTTTCCGTCCGAGATCTGATTGCTCCGGCTGCCTTGGAAGTCAATTCTGATCATATCAGATTGGGCGATCTTTATATTCGGACGATTTTTGTTTTTGAGTATCCTCGCTATATTGCTGTCGGCTGGTTTGCGCCGATTATCAATATGGATATTGAGGCGGATATGGCCATGTATTTTTTCCCGGTTAAAGCCGCAGTTATCCTGAAGCAATTAAAGAAAAAAGTCGGCGTATTAGAGGCGACAATTATCGGCGCGGCGGAGAAAGGCGCGCCTCGCGACCCCTTGTCTGAAACCGCTTTGCGCGATATGGAAAAATTGCGCGATGATTTGACCCAAGGCATTGAGCATTTCTTCCAATTCTCTTTGTATGTGACTTTATACGCTAAGACGCTGGAAGAATTGGATAAAACCTCGGAACGTATTGAGAATTTTTTCGGCGGCACCTTGATTTTTTCTCGTCGGGTATTTTATCAGGCTGAACAGGGATTCAATTCTACTCTGCCCATGGCCTACGACGAGCTTCAGGTTTATATCAATCTGAACTCTTCACCGGCCGCTTCTTCTTTTCCTTTCGTTTCTTCCGATTTAACTTCCGATCATGGTATCTTGTACGGCATCAACCGCCATAATAACAGCTTGATTCTGTTTGATCGTTTTTCTTTGCAGAACGCCAATTCCGTAGTGTTTGCCACTTCCGGCGCCGGCAAGTCTTATACGATTAAATTGGAAGTCCTGCGTAGTATGATGTTTGGCACTGACGTTATTATTATTGACCCGGAACGGGAGTATAATCATTTGTGTGAAGCCGTCGGTGGCACTTATATTGATATTTCGCTTAATTCCGAAGGTAAAATCAATCCCTTTGATTTGCCCCGAGCCATCGGCGAGGATGCCAAGCCGGCTGATATTATCCGTAATGCCGTTATTACCGTTAAGGGGCTGGTGCGACTAATGATCGGTGATGTTACGCCGGAAGAGGACTCCATCATTGATCGAGCATTATTAGAGACTTACGCCAAAAAAGATATTACTCCGGACGCTGATTTGCGTTCAGTAGAACCGCCTATCATGCAGGATTTTCAGGATATTTTAGAAGGTATGGAGGGCGGAAACAACATCGTTTTACGGTTGAAAAAGTATACCGAAGGCACTTTTTCCGGCTTACTTAATCATCCAACCAATGTTCAATTAAACAACCAATTGGTGGTTTTTTCCGTCCGCGATCTGGAAGATGAGCTTAAGCCGCTGGCGATTTATACTATTGTTAATTATATTTGGAATATCGTCCGTTCTGAAATGAAAAAAAGAATTTTAGTGGTGGACGAGGCTTGGTGGCTGATGCAGCGCGAAGATTCGGCTAAATTTATTTTTGCTTTAGTCAAGCGTTGCCGCAAGTATTATTTGGGCGTTACGACTATCACTCAAGATGTTAATGATTTTTTAACTTCTCCCTACGGTCAGGCTATTGTCAATAACTCCGCCATTCAATTGTTGCTTAAGCAATCACCGGCAGCCATTGATTTGGTGCAAAAAACTTTTTTATTGACCGAAGGAGAAAAATATTTATTATTGGAAGGGGCGGTGGGTGAAGGAATTTTCTTTGCCGGTGCTAAGCATGTGGCCGTTAAAGTTGTGGCCTCATATTCCGAAGACCAGTTGATTACTTCTGATCCCAGGCAATTATTGGAAATTGAGGCGGCCAAGAAAGAGTTTGCTGAAGCGATGTTGCCACAGAATAATCAGTAA
- a CDS encoding TraC family protein, whose translation MAKNRQATKATPSTQKYLQIAEIRDDTIVMKDGSLRSVILVSSINFALKSEDEQNAIVSGYVSFLNSLDTPLQIIIQSRQLDLESYLEFLKEAEAKQTNDLLKMQMTEYRQYITELVELGNIMTKRFLVVVPYEPFRSKTRSFWQRSGDVLSPTKILSLGQKQFMQRQRELLTLVDKVLTGLASIGLRSQVLDTQSLIEVFYNTYNPTVSRSEKLVDVNKLRTEDFV comes from the coding sequence ATGGCTAAGAATCGACAAGCCACAAAAGCCACTCCCTCCACGCAGAAATATTTGCAGATAGCGGAAATTAGGGATGATACCATTGTTATGAAAGACGGCAGTCTGCGGTCGGTGATTTTGGTGTCGTCAATTAATTTTGCGCTTAAATCCGAAGATGAGCAGAATGCTATCGTCTCCGGCTACGTCAGTTTTCTAAACTCCCTGGATACGCCGTTGCAGATTATTATTCAATCACGGCAGTTGGATTTGGAATCGTATTTGGAATTTTTAAAAGAGGCTGAGGCCAAGCAGACTAATGACTTGTTAAAAATGCAAATGACCGAATACCGGCAGTACATAACCGAATTAGTGGAACTGGGCAATATTATGACTAAGCGTTTTTTGGTCGTAGTTCCTTACGAACCTTTCCGATCAAAAACCAGGAGTTTCTGGCAGAGGAGCGGAGATGTTCTGTCGCCAACCAAGATTTTGTCTTTGGGGCAGAAGCAGTTTATGCAAAGACAGCGGGAACTCTTAACTCTTGTGGATAAGGTTCTAACCGGGCTGGCTAGTATAGGCCTGCGATCCCAGGTTCTGGATACCCAGTCGTTAATTGAGGTTTTTTATAATACTTATAATCCGACAGTTTCCCGTAGTGAGAAATTGGTTGACGTTAATAAATTAAGAACCGAAGATTTTGTTTAA
- a CDS encoding PrgI family protein: protein MQQVVVPQFLDVEDKIIGPVSVRQFIELIVGGLIIVVFYKIFDFSLFVVSGLMVLAITLIIAFAKINGQPFHLFLLNFVQTLKNPKLKVWRKFFTLDEIKADLAKPKEEKPAVRMAVRQPISKSRLSEISLVIDTGGVYQGENGINN from the coding sequence ATGCAACAAGTGGTAGTGCCACAATTTCTGGATGTTGAAGATAAGATTATCGGGCCGGTTTCCGTCCGCCAGTTCATTGAGCTCATTGTCGGCGGATTAATTATTGTGGTTTTTTACAAGATCTTTGATTTTTCTTTATTTGTTGTTTCCGGCCTGATGGTTTTGGCTATAACTCTAATCATCGCTTTCGCCAAGATAAACGGCCAGCCTTTTCATTTATTTTTGCTTAACTTTGTTCAAACCTTGAAGAATCCTAAACTTAAAGTTTGGCGTAAATTTTTCACCTTGGATGAAATAAAAGCCGATTTGGCCAAACCTAAAGAAGAAAAACCGGCTGTCCGAATGGCCGTGCGTCAACCCATTAGTAAATCCCGTTTATCCGAAATCTCCCTAGTCATTGATACTGGAGGTGTATATCAAGGAGAAAATGGGATAAACAATTAA